Proteins encoded within one genomic window of Bombus terrestris chromosome 11, iyBomTerr1.2, whole genome shotgun sequence:
- the LOC100651693 gene encoding cytochrome P450 6B5 isoform X1, which translates to MWSILEKFLLPGLLLGILYCFLTSTFDFWKNRGVPFRKPTVLFGNFASLLLFQKSLPEGIKDMYEWFRDERYFGAFRVTSPVLILRDPDLVKDICVKSFACFTNRGIPVNSQDSLSAHLFNLEGKRWKSLRSKLTPAFSSGKLKRMFYLLAECGEEFQKLIDASSETHRPFEIRELAAKFTIDVIGSCAFGIQINALTDEESEFHRAAKKLSKPSYTATLWRMLRTAMPKLYKFLDVQVIDPEVSKFFKNVVSQMINEREEHGIKRHDFMDLLIELKNKGTLDECGNGQVCNDEDEEITEEIELDENSIAAQAFVFFAAGYETSSNTIAFCLHELALNTEIQEKTRRDIQDAIDSRNGKLSYDAIQDMKYLDMVIAETLRKYPPASMLSRRCEHQYQIPGSKVELPVGIRVIIPIYGFHHDPDYYPDPATFDPERFTEENKRTRHPYTYLPFGEGPRNCIGMRFALLQIKVGIISFLRKHRVETCERTITPIKFSRRSLVTTSEKGFWLKIIQYS; encoded by the exons ATGTGGAGTATTTTGGAGAAATTTCTATTACCAGGATTATTGCTaggtattttatattgttttcttACGTCGACATTCGATTTTTGGAAGAACCGTGGCGTCCCTTTCCGAAAACCTACAGtattatttggaaattttgcGTCGTTGCTATTGTTCCAAAAATCGTTACCAGAAGGTATAAAAGATATGTATGAGTGGTTCAGAGACGAGAGGTATTTCGGAGCGTTTCGTGTTACGTCGCCTGTGCTGATCCTACGGGACCCAGACCTCGTGAAAGACATTTGCGTGAAAAGCTTCGCTTGCTTCACGAACCGTGGAATACCGGTAAACTCACAG GACTCGTTATCTGCCCACTTGTTCAACCTAGAAGGAAAAAGATGGAAGAGCCTGAGATCCAAACTGACCCCAGCCTTTTCATCCGGCAAATTGAAAAGAATGTTCTACCTGCTGGCCGAGTGCGGCGAGGAGTTTCAAAAATTAATCGACGCGTCCTCCGAGACCCATCGTCCATTTGAGATTCGCGAGCTAGCGGCAAAATTTACGATAGACGTCATTGGCAGCTGTGCTTTTGGCATACAAATAAATGCTCTCACCGATGAGGAATCCGAGTTTCACAGGGCTGCTAAGAAACTCTCGAAACCAAGTTACACAGCTACCCTCTGGAGAATGCTTAGAACAGCCATGCcaaaattgtacaaatttttgGATGTTCAAGTGATAGATCCTGAGGTAAGCAAATTTTTCAAGAATGTAGTGTCGCAGATGATTAACGAACGAGAGGAACATGGTATTAAGAGACACGACTTTATGGACCTGTTAattgaattgaaaaataaaggaacatTGGACGAGTGTGGAAATGGACAAGTTTGCAATGACGAAGATGAGGAAATTACTGAAGAGATAG AATTGGACGAGAACAGCATTGCAGCGCAAGCGTTTGTGTTTTTCGCTGCCGGTTATGAAACGTCCTCGAACACCATAGCTTTCTGTCTTCACGAGTTGGCGTTAAATACAGAAATTCAGGAAAAAACGAGACGCGACATACAAGACGCCATTGACAGCAGAAATGGCAAACTGTCTTACGATGCTATCCAAGACATGAAGTATCTTGATATGGTTATTGCAG AAACGCTACGGAAATATCCTCCAGCTTCAATGCTATCCCGAAGATGCGAGCACCAATACCAAATACCAGGAAGTAAAGTTGAATTACCAGTAGGCATTCGGGTGATCATACCAATTTATGGATTTCACCATGATCCAGATTATTACCCGGATCCAGCAACATTTGATCCCGAAAGATTTAcagaagaaaataaacgaaCCAGACATCCTTATACGTATCTTCCATTTGGCGAGGGACCTCGAAATTGCAtag GTATGCGGTTCGCATTGCTACAAATCAAAGTGGGGATAATTTCGTTTCTCAGAAAGCACAGAGTGGAAACATGCGAGAGAACGATAACGCCGATAAAATTTAGTAGACGAAGTCTCGTGACAACTAGCGAAAAAGGATTCTGGCTTAAAATCATACAATACTCTTAA
- the LOC100651693 gene encoding cytochrome P450 6k1 isoform X2: protein MWSILEKFLLPGLLLGILYCFLTSTFDFWKNRGVPFRKPTVLFGNFASLLLFQKSLPEGIKDMYEWFRDERYFGAFRVTSPVLILRDPDLVKDICVKSFACFTNRGIPVNSQDSLSAHLFNLEGKRWKSLRSKLTPAFSSGKLKRMFYLLAECGEEFQKLIDASSETHRPFEIRELAAKFTIDVIGSCAFGIQINALTDEESEFHRAAKKLSKPSYTATLWRMLRTAMPKLYKFLDVQVIDPEVSKFFKNVVSQMINEREEHGIKRHDFMDLLIELKNKGTLDECGNGQVCNDEDEEITEEIETLRKYPPASMLSRRCEHQYQIPGSKVELPVGIRVIIPIYGFHHDPDYYPDPATFDPERFTEENKRTRHPYTYLPFGEGPRNCIGMRFALLQIKVGIISFLRKHRVETCERTITPIKFSRRSLVTTSEKGFWLKIIQYS, encoded by the exons ATGTGGAGTATTTTGGAGAAATTTCTATTACCAGGATTATTGCTaggtattttatattgttttcttACGTCGACATTCGATTTTTGGAAGAACCGTGGCGTCCCTTTCCGAAAACCTACAGtattatttggaaattttgcGTCGTTGCTATTGTTCCAAAAATCGTTACCAGAAGGTATAAAAGATATGTATGAGTGGTTCAGAGACGAGAGGTATTTCGGAGCGTTTCGTGTTACGTCGCCTGTGCTGATCCTACGGGACCCAGACCTCGTGAAAGACATTTGCGTGAAAAGCTTCGCTTGCTTCACGAACCGTGGAATACCGGTAAACTCACAG GACTCGTTATCTGCCCACTTGTTCAACCTAGAAGGAAAAAGATGGAAGAGCCTGAGATCCAAACTGACCCCAGCCTTTTCATCCGGCAAATTGAAAAGAATGTTCTACCTGCTGGCCGAGTGCGGCGAGGAGTTTCAAAAATTAATCGACGCGTCCTCCGAGACCCATCGTCCATTTGAGATTCGCGAGCTAGCGGCAAAATTTACGATAGACGTCATTGGCAGCTGTGCTTTTGGCATACAAATAAATGCTCTCACCGATGAGGAATCCGAGTTTCACAGGGCTGCTAAGAAACTCTCGAAACCAAGTTACACAGCTACCCTCTGGAGAATGCTTAGAACAGCCATGCcaaaattgtacaaatttttgGATGTTCAAGTGATAGATCCTGAGGTAAGCAAATTTTTCAAGAATGTAGTGTCGCAGATGATTAACGAACGAGAGGAACATGGTATTAAGAGACACGACTTTATGGACCTGTTAattgaattgaaaaataaaggaacatTGGACGAGTGTGGAAATGGACAAGTTTGCAATGACGAAGATGAGGAAATTACTGAAGAGATAG AAACGCTACGGAAATATCCTCCAGCTTCAATGCTATCCCGAAGATGCGAGCACCAATACCAAATACCAGGAAGTAAAGTTGAATTACCAGTAGGCATTCGGGTGATCATACCAATTTATGGATTTCACCATGATCCAGATTATTACCCGGATCCAGCAACATTTGATCCCGAAAGATTTAcagaagaaaataaacgaaCCAGACATCCTTATACGTATCTTCCATTTGGCGAGGGACCTCGAAATTGCAtag GTATGCGGTTCGCATTGCTACAAATCAAAGTGGGGATAATTTCGTTTCTCAGAAAGCACAGAGTGGAAACATGCGAGAGAACGATAACGCCGATAAAATTTAGTAGACGAAGTCTCGTGACAACTAGCGAAAAAGGATTCTGGCTTAAAATCATACAATACTCTTAA